In Pseudomonas sp. LRP2-20, the genomic window CGCGTACTTTTTTTTACGAGGATGTCCCTGGCGCAGGCCGGCCGTTGTACGTTGCCGAACATACTGCCGACGGTGTTCGCTGCATCACCGAGCGTTTTGTATATGCTGGTCTTGATGTAAAGGAACAGGCCCATAACTTGGCAGGGCAATGCATTCGTCGCTATGACACGGCGGGCGTGATGGTGCGCGACCGTATGGCCCTCATGGGTGCCGAGTTGTCGGTTGAGCGGCGGTTGCTGCTACACGGTGACGATAAGCAGACCGACGTCGATTGGCGAGGTGATGACAACGCGGCCTGGGATAGTTATCTGGAACCGATCAAACAGTCTCACAAAACTTGCTTTACCACCGATGTTTTCGGTGCACAGGTTTTGATGACTGATGCAGCCGGTAATCAACAGCGTTTGGGCTACGACGTGGCGGGACGGCTGACGGGCAGCTGGTTCTCCCGGATGGGCGCAGCTGAGCGTGTCATAGTGCAGTCCTCGGTCTATACCGCTGCCGGGCAGAAGTTATCAGAGGTGCATGGTAATGGCGTTATCACAGATTATTCCTATATGCCTACCACCCAGCGCCCGGCGGGCATTCGCTGTGCCCGCCCTGCCGGCCACAAGGCGGGCAGAAAGATACTGCAGGACTTGCGCTACGCCTATGATCCGGTAGGCAATGTACGCAGTGAGCGCAACGAAGCCGAAAGCGTCAGGTACTGGCGCAATCAAGCGGTAGTGGCAGAAAGAACCTGTCGGTATGACAGTCTCTATCAGCTGGTCCGTGCCACCGGGCGCGAGTCGGTCGATGTCGGTCTGCGAACAAGGGATCAGCCTGGTCTTGTCGCTTTCGATAGCGCCACTTATACCAACTACTCACGTACCTACACCTACGATATCGCTGGCAATCTGAGCCGCGTGGACCACAATGCGCCTGCCAACAACTGCCAGTATTCGAGAAAAATCACTGTCAGCGACCGCAGCAACCGGGCAGTATCCAGTGACCTTGCTGAAACCCCTTCAGCCGTGGAGGCGTTGTTCAGGCCAGGAGGCCAGCAGGCATTGCTGGCGCCGGGTCAGCACTTGGCATGGACACCGCGCGGCGAGTTGCAACTGGTTGCGCCGATCGTGCGTGAAGGGCGTCCAGATGATAGCGAATTCTATCGCTATGGCAGCCAGAGTCAGCGTGTACTGAAAGTCAGCATCGCCTGCACGGCCAGTCGCCTGCGCATACAGCGAGTGACATATTTGCCGGGGTTGGAGTTGCGATGTTCAGCCAATGAGTCTCGGCTGGAAGAAGAACTTCGCGTGATGACGGCCGCTGAGGCCGGCCGTGCTCAGGTGCGTCTCTTGCACTGGCCGGCGGGCGCGCCTGAAGGCATGGCAAACGATCAGTTGCGTTACAGCTACGGCGACCTGCTGGGCAGCAGCACGCTGGAAGTCGATGGGGCCGGAAGTCTGATCAGCCAGGAAGAGTACTACCCGTTCGGCGGCACGGCGCTGTGGGCTGGGCGAAGCGAGCTGGAGGCAAGTTACAAGACGATTCGGTATTCAGGTCAGGAGCGTGATGCGACGGGGCTTTATTATTTCGGTAGGCGCTATTACCAATCCTGGGTTGGGCGCTGGCTGAGTACTGATCCGGTGGGTACTGTGGATGGTCTGAATTTGTATTGCATGGTTAGAA contains:
- a CDS encoding RHS repeat-associated core domain-containing protein; amino-acid sequence: MFNSDAAVYANTPAVRVFARGLVVGEVAYHRHFADLNDTRARITRHHYDVRGGLSRSIDPRLDPLGRANFIYINALVGNALRTQSVDAGIAIALNDSAGRPLLNVKNVDNHPGERDNYSQAVTRTFFYEDVPGAGRPLYVAEHTADGVRCITERFVYAGLDVKEQAHNLAGQCIRRYDTAGVMVRDRMALMGAELSVERRLLLHGDDKQTDVDWRGDDNAAWDSYLEPIKQSHKTCFTTDVFGAQVLMTDAAGNQQRLGYDVAGRLTGSWFSRMGAAERVIVQSSVYTAAGQKLSEVHGNGVITDYSYMPTTQRPAGIRCARPAGHKAGRKILQDLRYAYDPVGNVRSERNEAESVRYWRNQAVVAERTCRYDSLYQLVRATGRESVDVGLRTRDQPGLVAFDSATYTNYSRTYTYDIAGNLSRVDHNAPANNCQYSRKITVSDRSNRAVSSDLAETPSAVEALFRPGGQQALLAPGQHLAWTPRGELQLVAPIVREGRPDDSEFYRYGSQSQRVLKVSIACTASRLRIQRVTYLPGLELRCSANESRLEEELRVMTAAEAGRAQVRLLHWPAGAPEGMANDQLRYSYGDLLGSSTLEVDGAGSLISQEEYYPFGGTALWAGRSELEASYKTIRYSGQERDATGLYYFGRRYYQSWVGRWLSTDPVGTVDGLNLYCMVRNNPTTLKDVDGEQSFEGAFGEEFKVLDSVLMFPKIFEGEQAGVVFKGNIEATAVKRRTTVFWQRNVPAYQPTESESIIGPAGGVQDVYGPEAQYALGMQVTEQFAKDIKRGTYSVVAGGSEMPLLASNLDEHFNVQQRGVISTIAHQAHLADTWKLLHGIEPVGGLVDDSGLMRAAWVPAPSSEPEHKIQVEKGENPLVRVSSRQRYMLRNIISGELNGNLDVITEQATRLSLTVVDGVDIYSHQSEHPTVQVIRIVHTSEPIVPRHSMYSNLRFWKRNSAPKV